From a single Streptomyces sp. NBC_01264 genomic region:
- a CDS encoding LysR family transcriptional regulator, which translates to MLNLERLRTLDALARHGSVSGAADGIHVTTSAVSQQMAKLEREVGQPLLAKNGRGIRLTDAGRLLAEHAARIISQVELAQADVEARRGCAVGELRIAAFPTAMRGLLPQVLAQLRAEHPELRPRVREQEPEESMAAVVRGDLDMALAIDWHNKRMPVPAELTRAHLLDDSIDIAVPAGHPLADRAGISLAEVGEDDWISWTEGQFCHEWLVSTLRGTGIEPRIAHIAEEHHTQLAFVEAGLGVCVAPRLGRGPVPPGVRLLPVSDTARRHVYVVWRADADRRPSIRAAVEALRGAAAAAAGEGRAADGEEGRGGRGPEGTA; encoded by the coding sequence ATGTTGAACTTGGAGCGGCTCCGCACCCTCGACGCCCTCGCCCGCCACGGCTCCGTCAGCGGCGCCGCCGACGGGATCCACGTCACCACCTCCGCCGTGTCCCAGCAGATGGCGAAACTGGAGCGGGAGGTCGGCCAGCCGCTCCTGGCCAAGAACGGGCGCGGGATCCGGCTCACCGATGCGGGGCGACTCCTCGCCGAGCACGCGGCCCGGATCATCTCCCAGGTCGAGCTCGCCCAGGCCGACGTGGAGGCCAGGCGCGGGTGTGCGGTCGGCGAGCTGCGGATCGCCGCCTTCCCGACCGCCATGCGGGGGCTACTGCCGCAGGTCCTGGCGCAGTTGCGTGCCGAGCACCCCGAACTGCGGCCCCGGGTGCGGGAGCAGGAGCCGGAGGAGAGCATGGCCGCCGTGGTGCGGGGCGACCTCGACATGGCCCTCGCCATCGACTGGCACAACAAGCGGATGCCCGTACCGGCCGAGCTCACCCGGGCGCATCTCCTGGACGACTCCATCGACATCGCGGTGCCGGCGGGGCATCCGCTGGCCGACCGCGCCGGGATCTCCCTCGCCGAAGTCGGCGAGGACGACTGGATCTCCTGGACCGAGGGGCAGTTCTGCCACGAGTGGCTCGTCTCCACCCTGCGCGGAACCGGGATCGAGCCCCGGATCGCGCACATCGCGGAGGAGCACCACACGCAACTGGCCTTCGTCGAGGCCGGTCTGGGCGTGTGCGTGGCCCCCCGGCTGGGGCGCGGCCCCGTACCGCCGGGGGTCCGGCTGCTGCCGGTGTCCGACACCGCCCGGCGGCACGTGTACGTCGTCTGGCGGGCGGACGCCGACCGCCGGCCGTCGATCCGGGCCGCCGTCGAGGCCTTGCGCGGGGCGGCGGCCGCCGCTGCCGGGGAGGGCCGGGCGGCCGACGGGGAGGAAGGCCGGGGCGGGCGGGGTCCGGAGGGGACGGCCTAG
- a CDS encoding DUF3037 domain-containing protein has protein sequence MIKRDVFEYALVRVVPRMERGECFNAGVIVYCRARSYVAARTLLDEAKLLALDPRADVAGVRAALRGVEGLCAGGESAGQASGDDAGRRFRWLIAPRSTVVQPGPVHTGLTADPAAEVERLLDLLVR, from the coding sequence GTGATCAAGCGGGACGTGTTCGAGTACGCGCTGGTGCGCGTGGTGCCCCGGATGGAGCGCGGCGAGTGCTTCAACGCGGGCGTGATCGTCTACTGCCGGGCGCGCTCGTACGTCGCCGCGCGCACCCTTCTGGACGAGGCCAAGCTCCTCGCGCTGGATCCGCGGGCCGACGTGGCCGGGGTCCGGGCCGCCCTGCGCGGGGTCGAGGGACTGTGCGCCGGAGGCGAGTCGGCCGGTCAGGCGAGCGGCGACGACGCGGGGCGGCGGTTCCGGTGGCTGATCGCGCCGCGCAGCACGGTCGTGCAGCCGGGCCCGGTGCACACCGGCCTGACGGCCGACCCCGCCGCGGAGGTGGAGCGGCTGCTGGACCTGCTGGTCCGGTAG
- a CDS encoding pyridoxamine 5'-phosphate oxidase family protein codes for MSVTPATETTPETSTAPAAPADAPATGYAPTDRTVPSRYRDRAHYDHETVHSILDAAFLCHLGFIRDGAPVVLPTLFGRVGQTLYVHGSTGSRPLLAADKADPGLPVCLTVTHLDGLVLARSAFHHSLNYRSVVVHGTAHQVTDPEERRIALDALVDQVVPGRSADSRPANAKELAATAVIRLDLNEVSAKVRSGGPGDDAEDLDLPYWSGVVPVAPAYGTPVPAADLAAGIPVPDYVTAL; via the coding sequence ATGAGCGTCACGCCCGCCACCGAGACCACCCCGGAGACGTCCACGGCACCGGCCGCGCCCGCGGATGCCCCGGCCACCGGGTACGCGCCGACCGACCGTACCGTCCCCAGCCGCTACCGCGACCGCGCGCACTACGACCACGAGACGGTGCACTCGATACTGGACGCGGCCTTCCTCTGCCACCTCGGCTTCATCCGCGACGGCGCGCCGGTGGTCCTGCCGACCCTCTTCGGCCGGGTCGGCCAGACCCTCTACGTGCACGGCTCCACGGGCTCGCGCCCGCTCCTCGCGGCCGACAAGGCCGACCCGGGGCTGCCGGTCTGCCTCACCGTGACGCACCTCGACGGCCTGGTCCTGGCCCGCTCCGCCTTCCACCACTCGCTCAACTACCGCTCGGTGGTGGTGCACGGCACCGCCCACCAGGTGACCGACCCCGAGGAGCGCCGGATCGCCCTCGACGCCCTCGTCGACCAGGTCGTCCCGGGCCGCTCGGCCGACTCCCGGCCGGCGAACGCCAAGGAGCTCGCGGCCACCGCCGTGATCCGCCTGGACCTGAACGAGGTGTCCGCCAAGGTCCGCAGCGGCGGCCCGGGCGACGACGCCGAGGACCTCGATCTGCCGTACTGGTCCGGTGTGGTCCCGGTCGCGCCGGCGTACGGGACCCCGGTCCCGGCCGCCGACCTCGCCGCGGGCATCCCCGTCCCGGACTACGTCACCGCGCTCTGA
- a CDS encoding pyridoxamine 5'-phosphate oxidase family protein, producing the protein MDRTPGHTNRAQRRGRRIMMTDEETDAFLREQRTCRVATVSSDGRPHVGALWFAWDGTSLWLYSITRSRRWSDLRKDPRISVVVDAGEAYDELRGVELSGTAVFVGEAPRTGEPCEELAEPERLFPVKNFGITEMPHDGRHAWIRLTPDSIVSWDFRKI; encoded by the coding sequence ATGGACAGGACACCCGGTCACACGAACAGGGCACAGCGGCGGGGCCGCCGCATCATGATGACCGACGAGGAGACGGACGCCTTCCTGCGTGAGCAGCGCACCTGCCGGGTGGCCACCGTCTCCTCCGACGGGCGTCCCCACGTGGGCGCGCTCTGGTTCGCCTGGGACGGCACCTCCCTGTGGCTGTACTCCATCACCCGCAGCCGCCGCTGGTCCGACCTCCGCAAGGACCCGCGGATCTCGGTGGTCGTGGACGCCGGCGAGGCCTACGACGAACTGCGCGGGGTCGAGCTGTCCGGCACGGCCGTCTTCGTGGGCGAGGCCCCCCGTACGGGCGAGCCGTGCGAGGAACTGGCGGAGCCGGAACGTCTCTTCCCCGTCAAGAACTTCGGCATCACGGAGATGCCGCACGACGGACGGCACGCCTGGATCCGGCTGACACCGGACTCGATCGTGTCCTGGGACTTCCGCAAGATCTAG
- a CDS encoding HipA family kinase → MLTEVIATRYVTPLREGGSLPGIVEADDLGTYVMKFTGAGQGRKTLVAEVICGRLAQRLGLRVPRLVQMQLDPVIGLGEPDQEVQELLKASGGLNLGMDYLPGSIGFDPLAYQVDPVEAGRVVWFDALINNVDRSWRNPNMLVWHGDLWLIDHGATMIWHHNWPTAASASAKPYNASDHVLAPVGPDIAAAAAALAPLVTEELLTEVAADVPDEWLVDEPGFGSTDALRRAYVEALLPRAATIHERITMEAEVKPRSGPPGWLADRLDPRPRKMESDSE, encoded by the coding sequence ATGCTCACAGAAGTGATCGCGACCCGCTACGTGACGCCCCTGCGCGAGGGCGGCTCGCTCCCCGGAATCGTCGAGGCCGACGACCTCGGTACGTACGTCATGAAGTTCACCGGAGCCGGCCAGGGTCGCAAGACCCTGGTCGCCGAGGTCATCTGCGGCCGGCTGGCGCAGCGGCTGGGGCTGCGCGTCCCGCGGCTGGTGCAGATGCAGCTCGACCCCGTCATCGGACTCGGCGAGCCCGACCAGGAGGTCCAGGAGCTGCTGAAGGCCAGCGGCGGGCTGAACCTCGGGATGGACTACCTCCCCGGTTCGATCGGCTTCGACCCGCTCGCGTACCAGGTGGACCCGGTGGAGGCGGGGCGCGTGGTCTGGTTCGACGCCCTGATCAACAACGTCGACCGGTCCTGGCGCAATCCGAACATGCTGGTCTGGCACGGGGACCTCTGGCTCATCGACCACGGCGCCACCATGATCTGGCACCACAACTGGCCCACCGCCGCGAGCGCCTCCGCCAAGCCGTACAACGCCTCCGACCACGTACTGGCCCCGGTCGGCCCGGACATCGCCGCGGCGGCGGCCGCGCTCGCCCCGCTGGTCACCGAGGAACTGCTCACCGAGGTCGCGGCCGACGTGCCCGACGAGTGGCTGGTCGACGAGCCGGGCTTCGGCTCCACCGACGCACTGCGCCGCGCCTATGTGGAAGCCCTGCTGCCGCGCGCGGCCACGATCCACGAGAGGATCACGATGGAGGCCGAGGTGAAGCCCCGGTCGGGTCCGCCCGGCTGGCTCGCCGACCGCCTCGACCCCCGTCCCCGGAAGATGGAGAGCGACAGCGAGTGA
- a CDS encoding aminotransferase class I/II-fold pyridoxal phosphate-dependent enzyme, with amino-acid sequence MLGEYLIIGRRASEIAASVEAGVASGALAPGALLPPMRELAGVLGVNPNTVAAAYRTLRERGVIETDGRRGSRVRARPATAPRDQLRMAVPEGVRDIASGNPDVRLLPPLGDALAGAARRYDAEPTLYGQDPVAPELARLARAAFDADGVPAGELAVVSGALDGIERVLAAHLRPGDAVAVEDPGWGSVLDLAPALGLRVVPVAVDDDGPLPDSVERALAQGARALLVTARAQNPTGAVVSAERAGQLRAVLAGYPEVVVVDDDHGHGIVDLPLHALSGVTRHWVLIRSTAKAYAPDLRIAVLTGDGVTLDRVRGRQRLGPGWVSRLLQYTAVELWKAGAVDHAAVSRSYGERRDGLVAALARRGVSARGRSGLNVWVPVAEETAVVTRLLGAGWAVAPGARFRVESGPAVRMTMSTLSLADVPVLAEAVASAVRPASGGRLD; translated from the coding sequence GTGCTAGGAGAGTATCTGATCATCGGGCGGCGCGCATCGGAAATCGCCGCGAGTGTGGAAGCGGGCGTCGCCTCGGGCGCGCTCGCGCCGGGAGCGCTGTTGCCGCCGATGCGGGAGCTCGCGGGTGTGCTGGGGGTGAACCCCAACACCGTGGCCGCCGCGTACCGCACGCTGCGCGAGCGCGGGGTCATCGAGACCGACGGACGGCGCGGCAGCCGGGTGCGGGCCCGCCCGGCGACCGCGCCGCGCGACCAGCTGCGGATGGCCGTCCCGGAGGGGGTGCGCGACATCGCCTCCGGCAATCCGGACGTGCGGCTGCTGCCCCCGCTGGGGGACGCGCTGGCGGGCGCGGCCCGCCGGTACGACGCGGAGCCGACGCTGTACGGCCAGGACCCGGTCGCTCCGGAGCTGGCCCGGCTCGCCAGGGCCGCCTTCGACGCGGACGGGGTGCCGGCCGGGGAGCTGGCCGTGGTCTCGGGCGCGCTGGACGGCATCGAGCGGGTGCTGGCCGCGCACCTGCGGCCCGGGGACGCGGTGGCGGTCGAGGACCCGGGGTGGGGGAGCGTGCTCGACCTCGCCCCGGCGCTGGGGCTGCGGGTGGTGCCGGTGGCCGTGGACGACGACGGGCCGCTGCCCGACTCGGTGGAACGGGCGCTGGCCCAGGGCGCCCGGGCGCTGCTCGTGACGGCCCGGGCGCAGAACCCGACCGGTGCGGTGGTGAGCGCCGAGCGGGCCGGGCAGCTGCGGGCGGTGCTCGCCGGGTACCCGGAGGTGGTCGTCGTCGACGACGACCACGGACACGGCATCGTGGACCTGCCGTTGCACGCACTGAGCGGGGTGACCCGCCACTGGGTGCTGATCCGCTCCACCGCGAAGGCGTACGCACCGGACCTGCGGATCGCGGTGCTGACCGGGGACGGGGTCACGCTCGACCGGGTCCGGGGGCGGCAGCGGCTGGGCCCCGGGTGGGTGAGCAGGCTGCTGCAGTACACCGCGGTGGAGCTGTGGAAGGCCGGAGCGGTCGACCACGCGGCGGTCTCGCGGTCCTACGGGGAACGCCGCGACGGCCTGGTCGCGGCACTGGCCCGGCGCGGGGTGAGCGCGCGGGGGAGGAGCGGGTTGAACGTGTGGGTGCCCGTCGCCGAGGAGACGGCGGTGGTGACGCGCCTGCTGGGCGCGGGCTGGGCGGTCGCTCCGGGGGCCCGGTTCAGGGTGGAATCGGGGCCGGCGGTGCGGATGACGATGTCGACGCTGTCCCTGGCGGACGTACCGGTGCTGGCGGAGGCGGTGGCCTCGGCCGTCCGCCCGGCGTCCGGGGGGCGGCTGGACTGA
- a CDS encoding PadR family transcriptional regulator, which produces MKAEILRGHLEGLLLAVLEPGEQHGYAVIEELKRRSGDAINLPTGTVYPALHRLEAAGLVGSEWSTFNGRRRRNYFLTTAGRRALAEKRTAWQEVSSVISVVLGGGA; this is translated from the coding sequence ATGAAGGCAGAGATCCTGCGGGGGCACCTGGAAGGCCTGTTGCTGGCCGTGCTGGAGCCCGGGGAACAGCACGGCTATGCCGTCATCGAAGAACTCAAGCGGCGCAGCGGTGACGCGATCAACCTGCCCACGGGGACGGTCTATCCGGCCCTGCACCGGCTGGAGGCCGCGGGTCTGGTCGGCAGCGAGTGGTCGACCTTCAACGGCCGGCGCCGCCGCAACTACTTCCTCACCACGGCCGGACGCCGCGCCCTGGCCGAGAAGCGCACGGCCTGGCAGGAGGTCTCCTCGGTCATCTCGGTGGTGCTCGGGGGCGGGGCGTGA
- a CDS encoding MMPL family transporter gives MTRWVLAHRLPVVLVWAVFTLVGGALSSSTIKELSSESRLPDKPAQVANDTLAQRFSQTGGKNAPLLLVVTVPDGASADSEEVRRAWGELVAEVTPEGGRSVSYANSGADSLISADRRTTVALVYPPANRTNAPYAQSLPGIRQTVEKARIAGAPVELTGQPVLSGRDSGAQGSPVHETLIGALGALVVLGLVFTSGLAVVPLLMAAVAIPTTFLLVRGITAVTDVSFIVQYLVALIGLGIAIDYALLVVTRWREERHKPGADGPGPDDRREAVVRSVASAGRAVALSGAAVAISLAALVVLPVPFLRSVGYAGLLIPLVSVAVALTLLPVLLYSWGDRLDRPRRAHSPDSTMWGRIAGVTTRRPALTAVISGALLLALAAPVLALRLGQPATVTLAQGGRPAAAFQRIVDAGFGEGIARPLEVVVEAGAGDAAQGRLGALDGVAGSVAPADWERGGQRIVEVWTEADPSSGAGRDTVTAAVDAAGERPGALVGGGPAQDVDFIDAVYGSFGLILAFVALLTFVVLARTLRSVVLPLKALILNALSTCAAYGVVVLVWQEGHGSEALFGTPAIGAVTIWIPMAVFAFLFGLSMDYEVFILHRIRETHLELTARGVRETVVPSVVTGISRTGRLVTSAALILFLAFTALASVPVTDVKVFATALAAGIIIDATVVRGLLTPALVTLLGRSNWWFPNALGRLLAISPGRAAAAPRREPSAAR, from the coding sequence ATGACGCGATGGGTGCTCGCCCATCGGCTGCCCGTGGTCCTGGTCTGGGCGGTGTTCACCCTGGTCGGGGGTGCGCTGTCCAGCAGCACGATCAAGGAGCTCTCGTCCGAGTCCCGCCTCCCGGACAAGCCGGCCCAGGTGGCGAACGACACTCTCGCCCAGCGCTTCTCGCAGACGGGCGGCAAGAACGCCCCGCTGCTCCTCGTCGTGACCGTGCCCGACGGCGCGAGCGCCGACAGCGAGGAGGTGCGCAGGGCCTGGGGCGAGCTGGTCGCCGAGGTCACCCCGGAGGGCGGCCGCAGCGTGTCCTACGCGAACTCCGGCGCCGACTCGCTGATTTCCGCGGACAGGCGGACCACGGTCGCGCTGGTCTATCCGCCGGCGAACCGCACCAACGCCCCCTACGCGCAGTCGCTCCCGGGAATCAGGCAGACGGTCGAGAAGGCGAGGATCGCGGGCGCCCCGGTCGAACTGACCGGCCAGCCCGTCCTGTCCGGACGCGACAGCGGAGCCCAGGGCAGCCCGGTCCACGAGACGCTGATCGGCGCGCTCGGAGCCCTGGTCGTGCTCGGCCTGGTCTTCACCAGCGGCCTGGCCGTCGTCCCCCTGCTGATGGCCGCGGTCGCCATCCCCACCACGTTCCTGCTGGTGCGCGGCATCACCGCGGTCACCGACGTCTCGTTCATCGTGCAGTACCTGGTGGCCCTCATCGGCCTGGGCATCGCCATCGACTACGCCCTCCTCGTCGTCACCCGCTGGCGGGAGGAGCGGCACAAACCCGGAGCCGACGGCCCCGGTCCCGATGACCGCCGCGAGGCCGTCGTACGCTCCGTGGCCAGTGCCGGCCGCGCGGTCGCACTGAGCGGCGCCGCCGTGGCGATCTCGCTCGCCGCGCTCGTGGTGCTCCCCGTGCCCTTCCTGCGCAGCGTCGGCTACGCCGGTCTGCTGATCCCGCTCGTCAGCGTCGCGGTCGCCCTGACCCTGCTGCCCGTCCTGCTGTACTCGTGGGGGGACCGGCTCGACCGGCCGCGCCGGGCGCACAGCCCGGACAGCACGATGTGGGGCCGCATCGCCGGGGTCACCACACGCCGTCCCGCACTCACCGCCGTGATCAGCGGCGCGCTGCTGCTGGCCCTGGCCGCGCCCGTACTCGCCCTGCGTCTGGGGCAGCCGGCCACCGTGACGCTCGCCCAGGGCGGCCGGCCCGCGGCGGCCTTCCAGCGGATCGTCGACGCGGGCTTCGGAGAGGGCATCGCCCGCCCCCTCGAAGTCGTCGTGGAAGCCGGCGCCGGTGACGCGGCGCAGGGCCGGCTCGGCGCTCTCGACGGCGTCGCGGGTTCCGTGGCCCCGGCGGACTGGGAGCGCGGCGGACAGCGCATCGTCGAGGTGTGGACCGAGGCCGACCCGTCGAGCGGCGCCGGCCGGGACACGGTGACGGCGGCCGTGGACGCGGCGGGGGAGCGCCCCGGCGCCCTCGTGGGCGGCGGACCCGCCCAGGACGTCGACTTCATCGACGCGGTCTACGGATCCTTCGGGCTCATACTCGCCTTCGTCGCCCTGCTCACCTTCGTCGTGCTGGCCCGGACCCTGCGCTCGGTGGTCCTTCCCCTGAAGGCCCTGATCCTCAACGCGCTGTCCACCTGTGCGGCGTACGGCGTCGTCGTGCTCGTCTGGCAGGAGGGCCACGGCAGCGAGGCGCTGTTCGGCACCCCGGCGATCGGGGCGGTGACCATCTGGATCCCCATGGCGGTCTTCGCGTTCCTCTTCGGGCTGTCCATGGACTACGAGGTGTTCATCCTCCACCGCATCCGCGAAACCCATCTGGAACTGACCGCCCGGGGCGTGCGCGAGACGGTGGTCCCCTCCGTCGTGACGGGCATCAGCCGGACCGGCCGGCTGGTCACCTCCGCGGCGCTCATCCTCTTCCTGGCCTTCACCGCGCTGGCCTCCGTCCCCGTCACCGACGTGAAGGTGTTCGCCACCGCGCTGGCGGCGGGCATCATCATCGACGCCACCGTCGTGCGGGGTCTGCTCACCCCGGCGCTGGTCACCCTCCTCGGGCGGTCCAACTGGTGGTTCCCCAACGCCTTGGGCCGGCTGCTCGCCATCTCCCCCGGACGGGCCGCCGCCGCTCCCCGACGGGAGCCGTCGGCCGCCCGTTAG
- a CDS encoding cysteine hydrolase: MPDLDPATTALLTVECQNGVVGEESALPELAKEARDSGMLDRVAALVEAARGAGVQVLHAVAERRPDGLGANTNARLFRAAGKLPVRQLTGSRAVEVAPPLTVAEQDLVVRRLHGLSPMAGTDLDALLRNLGIRTLVVTGVSSNIAIPNTVFDAVNLGYQVVVPSDAIAGVPASCTAEVIRNSLSLVAAITTAEALIGQWAPAR, from the coding sequence ATGCCCGATCTCGATCCCGCCACCACCGCACTGCTCACCGTCGAGTGCCAGAACGGTGTCGTCGGCGAGGAGAGCGCCCTCCCCGAGCTGGCGAAGGAGGCGCGGGACTCCGGCATGCTGGACCGGGTCGCCGCGCTGGTCGAGGCCGCGCGCGGGGCCGGGGTGCAGGTGCTCCACGCGGTGGCCGAGCGGCGCCCGGACGGGCTCGGGGCCAACACCAACGCGCGGCTGTTCCGGGCCGCGGGGAAGCTGCCGGTGCGCCAGCTGACCGGCAGCCGGGCCGTGGAGGTCGCCCCGCCCCTCACCGTCGCGGAGCAGGACCTCGTGGTGCGCCGCCTGCACGGGCTCTCCCCGATGGCCGGCACCGACCTGGACGCCCTGCTGCGCAATCTCGGCATCCGGACCCTCGTCGTCACCGGGGTCTCCTCCAACATCGCGATCCCGAACACCGTCTTCGACGCGGTGAACCTCGGCTACCAGGTCGTGGTCCCCTCCGACGCCATCGCCGGGGTGCCCGCGTCCTGCACCGCCGAGGTGATCCGCAACTCCCTCTCGCTCGTCGCGGCCATCACCACGGCCGAAGCCCTCATCGGGCAGTGGGCCCCGGCCCGCTGA
- a CDS encoding DMT family transporter, translating to MSAPSIPVPSSIPVPSSTPVPAGTPAPTAVTPPTTPPSAGPAPKAPAGGRLDWRLRFAVLSVIWGFSFLLIKVGTEAYAPFQVALGRVFFGALALLTVLLIRREPLPRGRRTWAHLTVAALLLNTAPFSLFAYAELSIPSSLAGICNATSPLWGMALSLVALSEDRPTRRRFAGLGLGFLGVLTVLGAWQGFSGLDAEGTALALLAALCYPIGWIYVRRTLASTPGSPVALTGAQLLVSTLQLAAVSALFTSAPTSFPLWPTLSVIALGALGTGMALQMQYGLVTEIGPTTAQMVTYFIPVIATTAGVLLLDEQLHWNTPVGAAIVLAGAALTQTRRR from the coding sequence ATGAGCGCCCCCAGCATCCCGGTCCCCTCCAGCATCCCGGTCCCCTCCAGCACCCCGGTCCCCGCCGGCACCCCCGCCCCGACCGCCGTCACGCCCCCCACCACACCCCCCTCCGCCGGCCCCGCCCCGAAGGCTCCCGCCGGCGGCCGCCTGGACTGGCGCCTGCGCTTCGCGGTCCTCTCGGTGATCTGGGGCTTCAGCTTCCTGCTGATCAAGGTGGGCACGGAGGCCTACGCCCCGTTCCAGGTGGCCCTCGGCCGGGTCTTCTTCGGCGCGCTCGCCCTGCTCACCGTGCTCCTGATCCGCCGCGAACCGCTCCCCCGGGGCCGGCGCACCTGGGCCCACCTGACGGTGGCCGCGCTGCTGCTCAACACCGCCCCGTTCTCCCTCTTCGCGTACGCGGAACTGAGCATCCCCTCCAGCCTGGCGGGCATCTGCAACGCCACCTCCCCGCTGTGGGGCATGGCCCTCTCCCTGGTCGCGCTCTCCGAGGACCGCCCCACACGCCGCCGCTTCGCGGGCCTGGGTCTGGGCTTCCTCGGCGTCCTGACCGTCCTCGGCGCCTGGCAGGGCTTCTCGGGGCTCGACGCCGAGGGCACCGCGCTCGCCCTGCTGGCCGCGCTCTGCTATCCGATCGGCTGGATCTACGTACGCCGCACCCTGGCCTCCACGCCGGGCTCCCCGGTCGCCCTGACCGGCGCCCAGCTCCTGGTCTCCACCCTGCAACTGGCAGCGGTCAGCGCCCTGTTCACCTCGGCCCCGACCTCGTTCCCGCTCTGGCCGACCCTGTCGGTGATCGCCCTGGGCGCCCTGGGCACGGGCATGGCCCTGCAGATGCAGTACGGCCTGGTCACGGAGATCGGCCCGACCACCGCACAGATGGTCACGTACTTCATCCCGGTCATCGCGACGACGGCCGGCGTCCTGCTCCTGGACGAGCAGCTCCACTGGAACACCCCGGTGGGCGCGGCCATCGTCCTGGCCGGCGCGGCCCTCACGCAGACCCGACGCCGCTAG